CAGATAAAGCGCCGGCGGACCCGGAATTGAAACGGCGCATCCAGGAGTTGATCAGTTACAAGGGGGGCGGGTACAACCCCGAGGCGGTCGAAGACATCATTGAGAACGCATTGAAGTTGATGACGGACGTGCGGGACAGCGGTGACGTGCGGGTGATCCAAACGGCGATCAGGGAGTTGCGTTACGCGTTCAAGCTGTTCGCGCCGTATTCGGAAAAACGCAAGGTCACGATTTTCGGTTCGGCGCGCACGCAGCCGACGAAGGTGGAGTATCAGCAGGCGGTGGAGTTTGGCCGCAAGATCAAGGAGGCGGGTTTCATGGTGATCACGGGCGCGGGCGGGGGCATCATGCACGCCGGGCACGAAGGCGCGGGGTTGGAACACAGCTTCGGCGCGAACATCCGCCTGCCCTGGGAACAGGGCGCGAATCCGGTGATCGAGAACGATAAAAAATTGATCACGTTCAAATATTTCTTCACGCGCAAATTGATTTTTGTGCGCCATTCGGATGCGATCGCGCTGTTTCCCGGCGGCTTCGGCACGATGGACGAAGGTTATGAGGCGCTGACGCTGATGCAGACGGGCAAGAGCCAGCTCATGCCGCTGGTGCTGGTGGATCGCCCGGGCGGGACGTATTGGAAAACGTGGGACAAACATGTGCGCGAACATTTGTTGCGCGATCATTTGATCTCGCCGGATGATTTGAATCTTTACCAGATCGTGGATGACGCGGACCAGGCGGTGAAAATCATCGCGCGGTTTTATCGCAACTTTATTTCGACGCGGTTTGTGAAGGATTTGTTCGTCATCCGCTTGAAACATGCGCCGTCGGAATCGGCGATTGAAGCGATGAACGAAGATTTCGCGGACATCGTCACGGGCGCGAAAATCAAAGGCATCGAAGCGACGCCGGAAGAGCGCG
This region of Verrucomicrobiia bacterium genomic DNA includes:
- a CDS encoding LOG family protein → MIKTDKAPADPELKRRIQELISYKGGGYNPEAVEDIIENALKLMTDVRDSGDVRVIQTAIRELRYAFKLFAPYSEKRKVTIFGSARTQPTKVEYQQAVEFGRKIKEAGFMVITGAGGGIMHAGHEGAGLEHSFGANIRLPWEQGANPVIENDKKLITFKYFFTRKLIFVRHSDAIALFPGGFGTMDEGYEALTLMQTGKSQLMPLVLVDRPGGTYWKTWDKHVREHLLRDHLISPDDLNLYQIVDDADQAVKIIARFYRNFISTRFVKDLFVIRLKHAPSESAIEAMNEDFADIVTGAKIKGIEATPEERADNDMVDAPRIAFGFNRRDYGRLRQLIDVLNSL